The Teredinibacter sp. KSP-S5-2 genomic interval GGATGCCCTCCCGGGTTGAGTGCTTAAAAATAACAACATTGGATACAACTGAGTAAGAACTCTCTATGTTTTGGGGTGCGACCACAGGTTTCATAATCGTCATTTCGTTGATAGCCATATTTTTTGGCCTAAAATTATTGGGTCATAAAGGATGGCTTTTGGGTTGGCTGAGAGGCTCACTTGGTTTGTTGATGCTTGTTCTTGCCGCAGTTTGCATTCTGGTGGCAATGGATCTGAATAGCTACCAACAGCTTCTGGCTGAAAAACCTGTCATTACACTCAGTTTCGAAAAGCTCGATGAGCAGTCATTCAAAGCCAAGCTTGTTTATGTTGAGGAAGGTGTAGAAAAGGATTACGTGCTTAAAGGGGATCAATGGCAGGTAGATGCCCGGATTATCCGTTGGTTGGGTTTTTTCCAGGCGATGGGTGCGACACCGGCTTACCGGTTAGATCGGATTAGTGGCCGTTACTATTCCCTCGAAGATGAGCGTCGCAAGGATAGGACGGTTCATCAAATGACTGATCAACAATATGGACTGGATACCTGGTCCTGGTTGAACGCCCACAGTAGCTTTGTTCCTTGGGTCGACGCAATTTATGGTAGCGCGACATACTTGCCAATGGAGGATGGCGCTCTGTATCAAATCTCATTAACGCATAACGGACTGGTTGCGAAACCTCTTAATGACCTCGCCACAGACGCCATAAACCGCTGGCAATAAACATGAATT includes:
- a CDS encoding cation/multidrug efflux pump codes for the protein MGWLRGSLGLLMLVLAAVCILVAMDLNSYQQLLAEKPVITLSFEKLDEQSFKAKLVYVEEGVEKDYVLKGDQWQVDARIIRWLGFFQAMGATPAYRLDRISGRYYSLEDERRKDRTVHQMTDQQYGLDTWSWLNAHSSFVPWVDAIYGSATYLPMEDGALYQISLTHNGLVAKPLNDLATDAINRWQ